TTAAATAAAAATGTGAATCAGTTATCTGGTGGTGAGCAGCAGCGAGTAGCGTTAGCTAGAACGCTTGCTAATAACCCTGATGTACTGTTATTAGACGAGGTGACAAGTGCATTAGATTTAGTTAACGTTGGTTTAATAGAGGAATTTTTACAAAAAATTGTTCCTGCACGTATTAAAGCGATAATGATGGTCACGCATGATATTAAACAAGCTGAAAGAATTGGGACGAAATTGTTATTTATGGATAATAAAACAATTGAAGCACAAGGGCCTATTCCTGATATCTTTCAGAATCCAGCAAATAACTATTTGAGTACTTTTTTATCGAAGGGCTGACGCAAAGTGACACCGGAAATATCTAATCTATCTATGCTGTTTCTTCTCGTGTTTATTTTAATACCTGTGTCTCTTTCCTATTTCTATTCATTAGGGTTAAGCGCACAAATTATTTGGTCTTCATTTCGAGGTGTGAGTCAACTTATTCTAATCGGGTTTCTTTTGACGTATCTGTTCTCGTTGGAACCAATTTATGGTATACCTCTCATGTTAATTAGTATGATCTTTATTGCCTCTTACCATGCTAGCAAAAGAGGTCGGGGATTATCACTTATTTTTCCCATTGTTTTTTGTGTGATTACCGCTATAGAAGTATTTGTTCTTATTGTTTGGCTTGGATTTAATATGATAGCATTTGTACCAGAAAGTGTCATTCCTATGAGTGGTATGGTGATAGGTAACAGCATGATAGCAATAGGGTTG
The Salipaludibacillus sp. LMS25 DNA segment above includes these coding regions:
- the fetB gene encoding iron export ABC transporter permease subunit FetB, whose translation is MTPEISNLSMLFLLVFILIPVSLSYFYSLGLSAQIIWSSFRGVSQLILIGFLLTYLFSLEPIYGIPLMLISMIFIASYHASKRGRGLSLIFPIVFCVITAIEVFVLIVWLGFNMIAFVPESVIPMSGMVIGNSMIAIGLALERMKSEFKEGREKILAALSLGAKPDQAAQLFIKKIVKAAMIPNVDGLKTIGLVQLPGMMTGLILGGVAPVEAIRYQIVISLSIFASVSLSAMLITVIFYRFFFNKNQQLIKFDEH